In a genomic window of Xylophilus rhododendri:
- a CDS encoding tripartite tricarboxylate transporter substrate binding protein: MQRRHLLQSAIGAAALATTGAQAQSSAGFPAKPIRLVIAFPAGGPTDITMRQLAENASKLLGQPVIVENKPGAGGTLPAQMLQSSPADGYILAQIPLGVFRIGYTTKINWDPVKDIRYVINVTGYAFGIVVPTNGPIKNWADFVAYAKAHPGQLSYGSTGTLTSPHLTTELVAQKLGIQLNHIPYKGSSELMQAVIGGHVMAAADSTGFAQQVAAGNLRVLNTWGEQRLDKFPDAPTLKELGLDIVQNSPFGIGAPRDTPPDVVAKLHDAFKKAMEDPAYLQALARYDMLPNYMDSARYTRFAQDTVAREKALIDKLGLAKPT; this comes from the coding sequence ATGCAACGCCGCCACCTCCTGCAAAGCGCCATCGGCGCCGCAGCCCTCGCCACCACCGGCGCCCAAGCCCAGTCCAGCGCCGGCTTTCCCGCCAAGCCGATCCGCCTGGTGATCGCCTTTCCCGCCGGCGGCCCGACCGACATCACCATGCGCCAGCTGGCCGAGAACGCCTCGAAGCTGCTAGGCCAGCCGGTCATCGTCGAGAACAAGCCCGGTGCCGGCGGCACCCTGCCGGCGCAGATGCTGCAGAGCTCGCCGGCCGACGGCTACATCCTGGCGCAGATCCCCCTGGGCGTGTTCCGCATCGGCTACACCACCAAGATCAACTGGGACCCGGTCAAGGACATCCGCTACGTCATCAACGTCACCGGCTATGCCTTCGGCATCGTGGTGCCGACCAACGGCCCCATCAAGAACTGGGCCGACTTCGTGGCCTATGCCAAGGCCCATCCCGGCCAGCTGAGCTACGGCTCCACAGGCACCCTGACCAGCCCGCACCTGACCACTGAACTGGTGGCGCAGAAGCTGGGCATCCAGCTCAACCACATCCCCTACAAGGGCAGCTCCGAGCTGATGCAGGCGGTGATCGGCGGCCATGTGATGGCTGCGGCCGACTCCACCGGCTTCGCCCAGCAGGTGGCGGCCGGCAACCTGCGGGTGCTCAACACCTGGGGCGAGCAGCGCCTGGACAAGTTCCCCGACGCACCCACGCTCAAGGAACTGGGCCTGGACATCGTGCAGAACTCCCCCTTCGGCATCGGCGCGCCGCGCGACACGCCGCCGGATGTCGTCGCCAAGCTGCACGACGCCTTCAAGAAGGCCATGGAAGACCCGGCCTACCTGCAGGCCCTGGCCCGCTACGACATGCTGCCCAACTACATGGACTCGGCCCGCTACACCCGCTTCGCGCAGGACACGGTGGCGCGCGAGAAGGCCCTGATCGACAAGCTGGGCCTGGCCAAGCCGACCTGA
- a CDS encoding aspartate aminotransferase family protein — protein MDHAQLLADEAKYCSFGDTVHYVNPPKIFSGCEGSYMHDDKGVRYLDLQMWYSAVNFGYKNKRLEEVMIKQLHELPQIASQYLHPTKIELAKWIAQDAEAKWGREGRVHFNVGGAQAIEDSLKVVRNASNGKSLMFAFEGGYHGRTLGASSITSSYRYRRRFGHFSDRAQFIPFPYPFRRPKGMTAEEYSESIVKDFARKFENEYHAIWDPKTNQCEYAAFYVEPIQGTGGYVIPPPNFFKGLKKVLDDHGVLLVVDEIQMGFWRTGKLWSIENFGVQPDVLVFAKALTNGLNALSGLWAREELINPKIFPPGSTHSTFASNPLGTALGLEVLKMTAEVDFGKQVNESGAYFLEGLKDLQKRHKEIGDVDGLGLALRAEICTDDGFTPNRALLDKMVDMGLEGTLEYQGEKRGLVLDVGGYYKNVITFAPSLMISRSEIDEAMVLLDQLLTRAKSA, from the coding sequence ATGGATCACGCACAGCTGCTGGCCGACGAAGCCAAGTATTGTTCCTTCGGCGACACCGTCCACTACGTCAATCCGCCCAAGATCTTCTCCGGCTGCGAGGGCAGCTACATGCACGACGACAAGGGCGTGCGCTACCTCGACCTGCAGATGTGGTACTCGGCCGTCAACTTCGGCTACAAGAACAAGCGCCTGGAAGAGGTGATGATCAAGCAGCTGCACGAGCTGCCGCAGATCGCCAGCCAGTACCTGCATCCCACCAAGATCGAGCTGGCCAAGTGGATCGCCCAGGACGCCGAGGCCAAGTGGGGCCGCGAAGGCCGGGTGCACTTCAACGTCGGCGGCGCGCAGGCCATCGAGGATTCGCTCAAGGTGGTGCGCAACGCCAGCAACGGCAAGAGCCTGATGTTCGCCTTCGAAGGCGGCTACCACGGCCGCACCCTGGGCGCCTCTTCCATCACCTCCAGCTACCGCTACCGTCGCCGCTTCGGCCACTTCAGCGACCGCGCCCAGTTCATTCCCTTCCCCTACCCCTTCCGCCGCCCCAAGGGCATGACGGCCGAGGAGTATTCGGAATCCATCGTCAAGGACTTCGCCCGCAAGTTCGAGAACGAATACCACGCCATCTGGGACCCCAAGACCAACCAGTGCGAATACGCGGCCTTCTACGTCGAGCCGATCCAGGGCACCGGCGGCTACGTCATCCCGCCGCCGAACTTCTTCAAGGGCCTGAAGAAGGTGCTGGACGATCACGGCGTGCTGCTGGTCGTCGATGAGATCCAGATGGGTTTCTGGCGCACCGGCAAGCTCTGGTCGATCGAGAACTTCGGCGTGCAGCCGGACGTGCTGGTCTTCGCCAAGGCGCTGACCAATGGCCTCAACGCCCTGTCGGGCCTGTGGGCGCGCGAGGAACTGATCAACCCCAAGATCTTCCCGCCGGGCTCCACCCACTCCACCTTCGCCTCCAACCCGCTGGGCACCGCGCTCGGCCTGGAAGTGCTGAAGATGACGGCCGAGGTCGATTTCGGCAAGCAGGTGAACGAGAGCGGCGCCTACTTCCTCGAAGGCCTGAAGGACCTGCAGAAGCGCCACAAGGAAATCGGCGATGTCGACGGCCTGGGCCTGGCCCTGCGCGCCGAGATCTGCACCGACGACGGCTTCACCCCCAACCGCGCCCTGCTCGACAAGATGGTCGACATGGGCCTGGAAGGCACGCTCGAATACCAGGGCGAGAAGCGCGGCCTGGTGCTGGACGTGGGCGGCTATTACAAGAACGTGATCACCTTCGCGCCTTCGCTGATGATCAGCCGCAGTGAGATCGACGAAGCCATGGTCCTGCTGGACCAGCTGCTGACGCGCGCCAAGAGCGCCTGA
- a CDS encoding GNAT family N-acetyltransferase → MRNALEPPALARQFAACPPEGFVVADVLGAPLFVAPFDLLTTADDALKQRAAALPGFARWSRWLRIRTAFVGTTATEYAPLPADAAPAALVAALREGPGRQHRLTIVKDLPQQSPLLADEDNAVSEAFIQALQARGFVAVEGQALAYVPIDFADGDAYLARLSTSRRKNLKRKLRSRAELEILRLPTGPAFADDAAVDAYYALYQGVFAQSEIHFDKLGREFFAGLLRDADNGGIVFEYRRQADGVLLGWNLCFEYGGKLVDKYIGLAYPAAREVNLYFVSWMVNLEYAIERGLSHYIAGWTDPEVKAQLGASFTFTRHMVYVRNPLLRALARRFAGRFESDRTWSEKE, encoded by the coding sequence GTGCGCAACGCGCTGGAACCGCCGGCACTGGCCCGGCAGTTCGCGGCCTGCCCGCCCGAGGGCTTCGTGGTGGCGGATGTCCTGGGGGCGCCGCTCTTCGTGGCGCCCTTCGACCTGCTGACCACGGCCGACGACGCCCTCAAGCAGCGCGCCGCCGCGCTGCCGGGCTTCGCCCGCTGGTCGCGCTGGCTGCGCATCCGCACCGCCTTCGTCGGCACCACGGCGACCGAATACGCGCCGCTGCCGGCGGATGCGGCGCCCGCCGCGCTGGTAGCCGCCCTGCGCGAAGGCCCTGGCCGGCAGCACCGGCTGACCATCGTCAAGGACCTGCCGCAGCAGTCGCCGCTGTTGGCCGACGAGGACAACGCCGTATCCGAGGCCTTCATCCAGGCGCTGCAGGCCCGGGGTTTCGTCGCTGTCGAGGGTCAGGCCCTGGCCTATGTGCCGATCGACTTCGCCGATGGCGATGCCTACCTGGCCCGCCTGTCCACCAGCCGGCGCAAGAACTTGAAACGCAAGCTGCGCAGCCGGGCCGAGCTGGAGATCCTCCGTCTGCCGACCGGCCCCGCCTTCGCGGACGACGCGGCGGTCGATGCCTATTACGCCCTCTACCAGGGGGTGTTCGCCCAGAGCGAGATCCACTTCGACAAGCTGGGCCGCGAGTTCTTCGCCGGGCTGCTGCGCGACGCGGACAACGGCGGCATCGTCTTCGAATACCGCCGCCAGGCCGACGGCGTGCTGCTCGGCTGGAACCTGTGCTTCGAATACGGCGGCAAGCTGGTCGACAAGTACATCGGCCTGGCCTATCCGGCGGCACGCGAGGTCAACCTGTACTTCGTGAGCTGGATGGTGAACCTGGAATACGCCATCGAGCGCGGCCTGTCCCACTACATCGCCGGCTGGACCGATCCCGAGGTCAAGGCCCAGCTGGGCGCCTCCTTCACCTTCACCCGCCACATGGTCTACGTGCGCAACCCCCTGCTGCGCGCCCTGGCGCGGCGTTTTGCCGGCCGCTTCGAAAGCGACCGGACCTGGAGCGAAAAGGAATGA
- a CDS encoding arginase family protein, translating to MTQPLAPVVLDIDRSVGALPGELRIDLASWQELVRFGCGLAAMRRFGQALDTSLPAADRHGTVFFGSGDFHHLSWPLILRQLRQQPGRRLRVVVLDNHPDNMRFPFGVHCGSWVRQVALLPQVSHVHVAGITSGDIGLAHAWENYLRPLAAGKLTYWSCGVETGWGRRLGLGRGFRSFSSLEDLTQALCDTLAASPEPTYFSVDKDVFAPEVVRTNWDQGRMTEAQAMAIVQALRGQIVASDVTGEVSSYRYATAWKRWLSAGDGQDTEIDARTLQAWQAGQGDFNLRLLAALGA from the coding sequence ATGACCCAGCCGCTCGCACCCGTGGTGCTGGACATCGACCGCTCGGTCGGCGCCTTGCCGGGCGAGTTGCGCATCGACCTGGCGAGTTGGCAGGAGCTGGTGCGCTTCGGCTGCGGCCTGGCTGCCATGCGCCGCTTCGGCCAGGCGCTCGACACCAGCCTGCCCGCAGCCGACCGGCACGGCACGGTGTTTTTCGGCAGCGGCGATTTCCACCATCTGAGCTGGCCGCTGATCCTGCGCCAGTTGCGCCAGCAGCCCGGCCGACGGCTGCGGGTGGTGGTGCTGGACAACCATCCGGACAACATGCGTTTTCCCTTCGGCGTGCACTGCGGCTCCTGGGTGCGCCAGGTGGCGCTGCTGCCGCAGGTCTCGCATGTGCATGTGGCCGGCATCACCTCGGGCGACATCGGCCTGGCCCATGCCTGGGAGAACTACCTGCGGCCCCTGGCCGCCGGCAAGCTCACCTACTGGAGCTGCGGCGTGGAAACCGGCTGGGGACGGCGGCTGGGGCTGGGCCGGGGCTTTCGAAGCTTCTCCAGCCTCGAAGACCTGACACAGGCGCTTTGCGACACACTCGCCGCCTCGCCCGAGCCCACTTATTTCTCGGTCGACAAGGACGTGTTCGCACCCGAGGTGGTGCGTACCAACTGGGACCAGGGCCGCATGACCGAGGCGCAGGCCATGGCCATCGTGCAGGCGCTGCGCGGCCAGATCGTGGCGAGCGACGTGACGGGCGAAGTCTCGTCCTACCGCTACGCCACCGCCTGGAAACGCTGGCTTAGCGCCGGGGATGGGCAGGACACCGAGATCGATGCCCGGACGCTGCAGGCATGGCAGGCGGGGCAGGGCGATTTCAATCTCCGGCTGCTGGCCGCCCTGGGGGCTTGA
- a CDS encoding urease accessory protein UreD yields the protein MPWHAHLELNYTRDPHNPARTVARHLHEGPLRILQSLYPEGEGICHNVLVHPPGGLVGGDVLDIAIEVGARAHGLLTTPGAARFYRSQGEVARQLTRIALAENARLEWLPQEAICYDACDAENRLSLRLAEGAQLIGWDVSAFGLPHAGLPFLRGRLRQHIEIPGVWLERGTIDAADSRLLDGPLGLAGHRCMATAFLACGTAMARTEREHALEAARAVIEAHPLCHTAGVTSPDARLIVVRVLAPVVEPAMDLLRAVRGAWRQACWGLAPTVPRIWNM from the coding sequence ATGCCCTGGCACGCTCACCTCGAACTGAATTACACCCGCGACCCGCACAACCCCGCGCGCACCGTCGCCCGGCATCTGCATGAGGGCCCGCTGCGCATCCTGCAGAGCCTCTATCCCGAGGGCGAAGGCATCTGCCACAACGTGCTGGTGCATCCGCCGGGCGGCCTGGTCGGCGGCGATGTGCTGGACATCGCCATCGAGGTCGGCGCCCGGGCCCACGGCCTGCTCACCACACCCGGCGCGGCCCGCTTCTACCGCTCGCAGGGCGAGGTCGCCCGCCAGCTCACCCGCATCGCCCTGGCGGAAAACGCCCGCCTCGAATGGCTGCCGCAGGAAGCCATCTGCTACGACGCCTGCGACGCCGAGAACCGGCTCAGCCTGCGGCTGGCCGAGGGCGCGCAGCTGATCGGCTGGGATGTCAGCGCCTTCGGCCTGCCGCATGCCGGCCTGCCTTTCCTGCGCGGGCGGCTGCGCCAGCACATCGAGATCCCGGGCGTCTGGCTGGAGCGCGGCACGATCGACGCGGCCGACAGCCGCCTGCTCGACGGCCCCCTGGGCCTGGCCGGCCACCGCTGCATGGCCACCGCCTTCCTGGCCTGCGGCACCGCCATGGCACGCACCGAACGCGAGCATGCGCTGGAGGCCGCACGGGCCGTGATCGAGGCCCACCCGCTCTGCCACACCGCCGGCGTCACCAGCCCGGATGCCCGGCTGATCGTGGTGCGGGTGCTGGCGCCGGTGGTGGAGCCGGCCATGGACTTGCTGCGCGCCGTGCGCGGCGCCTGGCGCCAGGCCTGCTGGGGCCTGGCGCCGACCGTGCCGCGCATCTGGAACATGTAG
- a CDS encoding urease subunit gamma gives MELTPREKDKLLIFTAALLAERRKGRGLKLNYPEAVALISAAVMEGARDGKTVAQLMSAGREVLSRADVMDGVPEMIPDIQVEATFPDGTKLVTVHQPIP, from the coding sequence ATGGAACTCACGCCCCGAGAAAAAGACAAGCTCCTCATCTTCACCGCCGCCCTGCTGGCCGAACGCCGCAAGGGGCGCGGGCTCAAGCTGAACTATCCGGAGGCGGTCGCGCTGATCAGCGCCGCCGTCATGGAAGGCGCCCGCGACGGCAAGACCGTGGCCCAGCTGATGAGCGCCGGCCGCGAGGTGCTGTCCCGCGCCGACGTGATGGACGGCGTGCCCGAGATGATTCCCGACATCCAGGTCGAGGCCACCTTCCCCGATGGCACAAAACTTGTGACGGTCCACCAGCCCATCCCCTGA
- a CDS encoding HupE/UreJ family protein, which translates to MISILGALAARVLPFAASVAPLSALAHPGTDDGGHHGFLAGMLHPLAGADHLAAMVAVGLWSALAARRAWPDLLAAPLGFASMLALGAFAGLYGLGLPAIEPMIAASLLVLGLLVMTRLRLSAAPAGLLVGAFALFHGLAHGHEFAGQPHADLTVAGMLVSTVALHAAGIACGWALRERSRWLPRIAGAGVALFGVALLAGVA; encoded by the coding sequence ATGATCAGCATCCTCGGCGCCCTTGCAGCGCGTGTCCTGCCCTTCGCCGCCAGCGTCGCGCCGCTGTCGGCCCTGGCCCATCCCGGCACCGACGACGGCGGCCACCACGGCTTCCTGGCCGGCATGCTGCATCCGCTGGCCGGCGCGGACCACCTGGCCGCGATGGTCGCGGTGGGCCTCTGGAGCGCCCTGGCCGCGCGCCGCGCCTGGCCCGACCTGCTGGCCGCGCCGCTGGGCTTTGCTTCGATGCTGGCGCTGGGCGCCTTCGCCGGCCTGTACGGCCTCGGCCTGCCGGCCATCGAGCCGATGATCGCCGCCTCGCTGCTGGTGCTGGGCCTGCTGGTGATGACCCGGCTGCGCCTGTCCGCCGCGCCGGCCGGATTGCTGGTCGGCGCCTTCGCGCTGTTCCACGGCCTGGCCCACGGCCATGAATTCGCCGGCCAGCCGCATGCCGACCTGACGGTGGCCGGCATGCTGGTTTCCACGGTCGCCCTGCATGCCGCCGGCATCGCCTGCGGCTGGGCCCTGCGCGAACGCAGCCGCTGGCTGCCGCGCATCGCCGGTGCGGGCGTGGCCCTGTTCGGCGTCGCGCTGCTGGCCGGCGTGGCCTGA
- a CDS encoding urease subunit beta encodes MTPGELLVDDGEHPLNTGRRTVTVLVKNASERPIQVGSHYHFAETNGALDFDRAAARGMRLNIASGTAVRFEPGQQRTVELVDYAGDRIVHGFRALVQGAL; translated from the coding sequence ATGACGCCCGGAGAACTTCTCGTCGATGACGGCGAACACCCGCTCAACACCGGACGGCGCACCGTCACGGTGCTGGTGAAGAACGCATCGGAGCGGCCCATCCAGGTCGGCTCGCACTACCACTTCGCCGAGACCAACGGCGCGCTCGACTTCGACCGGGCGGCCGCCCGCGGCATGCGGCTGAACATCGCCAGCGGCACGGCCGTGCGTTTCGAGCCCGGCCAGCAGCGCACGGTCGAGCTGGTCGATTACGCGGGCGACCGCATCGTCCACGGCTTCCGGGCCCTCGTTCAGGGAGCCCTGTAA
- the ureC gene encoding urease subunit alpha: MATIGKRAYAEIFGPTVGDRVRLADTELIIEVERDYTLLAGAYGEEVKFGGGKTIRDGMAQSQRSNAQGAMDLVLTNALILDHWGIVKADIGIKGGRIAKIGKAGNPDTQPGVDIVIGPGTEILSCEGSIVTAGTIDSHIHFISPQQIEEALASGTTTMLGGGTGPATGTLATTSTPGPWNIERMMQAADAFPMNLGFLGKGNASRPDALREQADAGVIGLKLHEDWGTTPSAIDTCLSVADEHDIQVAIHSDTLNESGFVENTIAATRGRGLCAFHTEGAGGGHAPDILRVVGEANFLPSSTNPTMPYTVNTLDEHVDMLMVCHHLDAGIAEDLAFAESRIRKETIAAEDVLHDLGAISMFSSDSQAMGRVGEVTLRCWQTAHKMKVQRGTLAEDSARHDNFRAKRYIAKLTINPAIAHGIAHEVGSIEEGKWADLVLWKPAFFGVKPSVVLKGGFIALAAMGDPNASIPTPQPVHYRPMFGSFGGAIAKGSFTFVSQAGLAQDIGRKYGLSKQLSAVKNVRDIRKQHMVHNSALPVMEIDAQTYAVRADGQLLTCEPAKVLPMAQRYFLF, encoded by the coding sequence ATGGCCACCATCGGCAAACGCGCCTACGCCGAGATCTTCGGCCCCACCGTCGGCGACCGGGTCCGCCTGGCCGACACCGAGCTGATCATCGAGGTCGAGCGCGACTACACCCTGCTGGCCGGCGCCTATGGCGAAGAGGTCAAGTTCGGCGGCGGCAAGACCATCCGCGACGGCATGGCCCAGAGCCAGCGCAGCAATGCGCAGGGCGCCATGGACCTGGTGCTGACCAACGCGCTGATCCTGGACCACTGGGGCATCGTCAAGGCCGACATCGGCATCAAAGGCGGCCGCATCGCCAAGATCGGCAAGGCCGGCAATCCGGATACCCAGCCGGGCGTGGACATCGTCATCGGCCCCGGCACCGAGATCCTGAGCTGCGAGGGCAGCATCGTCACCGCCGGCACCATCGACAGCCACATCCACTTCATCTCGCCGCAGCAGATCGAGGAGGCGCTGGCCTCCGGCACCACCACCATGCTGGGCGGCGGCACCGGGCCCGCCACCGGCACCCTGGCCACCACCAGCACGCCCGGCCCCTGGAACATCGAACGCATGATGCAGGCGGCCGATGCCTTCCCGATGAACCTGGGTTTCCTCGGCAAGGGCAACGCCAGCCGGCCCGACGCGCTGCGCGAGCAGGCCGACGCCGGTGTCATCGGCCTGAAGCTGCACGAGGACTGGGGCACCACGCCGTCGGCCATCGACACCTGCCTGTCGGTGGCAGACGAGCACGACATCCAGGTGGCGATCCACAGCGACACGCTCAACGAATCCGGCTTCGTGGAGAACACCATCGCCGCCACGCGCGGCCGCGGCCTCTGCGCCTTCCACACCGAGGGCGCCGGCGGGGGCCATGCACCCGACATCCTGCGGGTGGTCGGCGAGGCCAACTTCCTGCCCTCGTCCACCAACCCGACCATGCCCTACACCGTCAACACGCTCGACGAGCATGTGGACATGCTGATGGTCTGCCACCACCTCGACGCCGGCATCGCCGAGGACCTGGCCTTCGCCGAGAGCCGCATCCGCAAGGAAACCATCGCCGCGGAAGACGTGCTGCACGATCTGGGCGCGATCAGCATGTTCAGCTCCGACAGCCAGGCCATGGGCCGGGTCGGCGAGGTCACGCTGCGCTGCTGGCAGACGGCGCACAAGATGAAGGTGCAGCGCGGCACCCTGGCCGAGGACAGCGCCCGCCACGACAACTTCCGCGCCAAGCGCTACATCGCCAAGCTGACCATCAACCCGGCCATCGCCCACGGCATCGCCCACGAGGTGGGCAGCATCGAGGAGGGCAAGTGGGCCGACCTGGTGCTGTGGAAGCCGGCCTTCTTCGGCGTCAAGCCCAGCGTGGTGCTCAAGGGCGGCTTCATCGCCCTGGCCGCCATGGGCGATCCCAACGCCTCCATCCCCACGCCGCAGCCGGTGCACTACCGGCCGATGTTCGGCAGCTTCGGCGGCGCCATCGCCAAGGGTTCGTTCACCTTCGTCTCGCAGGCCGGGCTGGCCCAGGACATCGGGCGCAAATACGGCCTGAGCAAGCAGCTGTCGGCGGTGAAGAACGTGCGCGACATCCGCAAGCAGCACATGGTGCACAACAGCGCGCTGCCGGTGATGGAGATCGATGCGCAGACCTATGCGGTGCGCGCCGACGGCCAGCTGCTGACCTGCGAGCCGGCCAAGGTGCTGCCGATGGCGCAGCGGTATTTTCTGTTCTGA
- a CDS encoding type II toxin-antitoxin system death-on-curing family toxin has product MSAANQPWVWLDEAVLRAVHDEQLAEHGGGAGVRDDGLFQSALARPRNLAQYGQPDAADMAASYGFGIARNHPFVDGNKRTAFVAVELFLALNGFDLGADDADCVLTMLKLASGDLSEADFASWIRSHLQTHAD; this is encoded by the coding sequence ATGAGCGCGGCCAACCAGCCCTGGGTCTGGCTGGACGAAGCGGTCCTTCGAGCCGTGCATGACGAGCAGCTCGCCGAACACGGCGGCGGCGCGGGTGTGCGGGACGACGGATTGTTCCAATCCGCCCTCGCCCGCCCGCGCAATCTTGCCCAGTACGGCCAGCCGGACGCGGCCGACATGGCGGCCAGCTACGGTTTCGGCATTGCGCGCAACCATCCCTTCGTGGACGGCAACAAACGCACGGCCTTTGTCGCGGTGGAACTGTTTCTGGCGCTCAACGGCTTCGACCTCGGCGCTGACGATGCCGACTGCGTGCTGACCATGCTCAAGCTGGCCTCGGGCGACTTGTCCGAGGCGGATTTCGCGAGCTGGATCCGTAGCCATCTGCAGACGCACGCCGACTAA
- a CDS encoding AbrB/MazE/SpoVT family DNA-binding domain-containing protein: protein MSALKLTQIGNSVGVILPKDVLARMKLEKGDNIFMTDTENGIALSPYDAEFEKQMAAARRIMKSRRHVLRELAK, encoded by the coding sequence ATGTCCGCACTCAAACTGACCCAGATCGGCAATTCGGTCGGCGTGATCCTGCCCAAGGATGTGCTGGCGCGGATGAAGCTTGAAAAGGGCGACAACATCTTCATGACCGATACCGAAAACGGTATCGCCCTGAGCCCGTACGACGCCGAATTTGAAAAGCAGATGGCCGCTGCGCGCCGCATCATGAAGAGCCGCAGGCACGTGCTGCGCGAATTGGCCAAATGA
- the ureE gene encoding urease accessory protein UreE, with protein sequence MLTVNKLMPQGKGLAPVLLKRAATVELDWDVRQKSRFDAEDSTGRRLGVFLPRGTLVRGGDVLVAEDGSLVRVIAAPQSVLRITPCANHGSPFDLVRAAYHLGNRHVQIELTPTHLKIEPDHVLADMLRAMHLIVNEAREGFEPEGGAYAAGGHSHGHDKAHGHDHGHDHGHEAHVHGPDCGHDHHDHHDHAAAPAVVHFHTRRP encoded by the coding sequence ATGCTCACCGTCAACAAACTCATGCCCCAGGGCAAGGGCCTCGCGCCCGTGCTGCTCAAACGCGCCGCCACCGTCGAACTCGACTGGGACGTGCGCCAGAAGAGCCGCTTCGATGCCGAGGACTCCACCGGCCGGCGCCTGGGCGTCTTCCTGCCGCGCGGCACGCTGGTGCGGGGCGGCGACGTGCTGGTGGCCGAAGACGGCTCGCTGGTGCGGGTGATCGCGGCGCCGCAATCGGTGCTGCGCATCACGCCCTGCGCCAACCACGGCAGTCCCTTCGACCTGGTGCGGGCGGCCTACCACCTGGGCAACCGGCATGTGCAGATCGAACTCACGCCCACGCACCTGAAGATCGAGCCGGACCATGTGCTGGCCGACATGCTGCGGGCCATGCATCTCATCGTGAACGAGGCGCGTGAAGGCTTCGAGCCCGAGGGCGGCGCGTATGCGGCGGGCGGGCATTCGCACGGCCATGACAAGGCGCACGGCCACGACCATGGTCACGACCACGGTCATGAAGCCCATGTCCACGGCCCCGACTGCGGCCATGACCATCACGATCACCACGACCATGCCGCCGCGCCAGCGGTCGTGCACTTCCACACCAGGCGCCCTTGA
- a CDS encoding urease accessory protein UreF has product MTAFTPGLLQLIWLASPALPVGGFSYSEGLEAAVEWAGVNDEAKAADWISGQLQLSLARCDLPVLLQAVTAARADDGPRLRQLDAWVRQTRETSELRLQTEQMGRSLADWLRGLHPEDAALLAGWQPSYPVAFAVAAARTQASAQDIAAAFCFGWAETMVQTAIKAVPLGQSAGQRMLGRLAGEIPAALAHAATLDDDSRQALSPMLAILSARHENQYSRLFRS; this is encoded by the coding sequence TTGACCGCCTTCACCCCCGGCCTGCTGCAGCTGATCTGGCTGGCCTCGCCGGCCCTGCCGGTGGGCGGCTTCTCCTATTCCGAGGGGCTGGAAGCGGCGGTCGAATGGGCCGGCGTGAACGACGAGGCCAAGGCCGCAGACTGGATCTCCGGCCAGCTGCAGCTGAGCCTGGCCCGCTGCGACCTGCCGGTGCTGCTGCAGGCCGTGACGGCCGCGCGCGCGGACGACGGCCCCCGCCTGCGCCAGCTCGATGCCTGGGTGCGCCAGACCCGCGAGACCAGCGAGCTGCGCCTGCAGACCGAGCAGATGGGCCGCTCGCTGGCCGACTGGCTGCGCGGCCTGCACCCCGAGGACGCGGCCCTGCTCGCCGGCTGGCAGCCCAGCTATCCGGTGGCCTTCGCCGTCGCGGCCGCCCGCACGCAGGCCAGTGCCCAGGACATCGCCGCCGCCTTCTGTTTCGGCTGGGCCGAGACCATGGTGCAGACGGCGATCAAGGCCGTGCCCCTGGGCCAGAGCGCCGGCCAGCGCATGCTGGGCCGGCTGGCCGGGGAGATCCCCGCCGCGCTGGCCCATGCCGCCACGCTCGACGACGACAGCCGCCAGGCGCTCAGCCCCATGCTGGCCATCCTGTCGGCGCGCCACGAAAACCAGTATTCCCGTCTCTTTCGCAGCTGA